A region from the Leptospira ellinghausenii genome encodes:
- a CDS encoding metal ABC transporter permease translates to MTSLLSSWNLFLPQILVGSLVGALLSVLGILIVLRGMTFFGVTLSQAVTFSVALSLFMEWPGEIFPILFSCILVFPLLYVRKLPGMKEEVILGILFVFFSAASQFMLALGGNVQNHLMAAFFGDILTSQVRADSIGIYVAIFFFILYLSFFRRFLFISFDRDEYKIQVGNPLPFDLLFYIILAASLTVAVNLLGTFYSIAHLLLPVFALLPIIRSLKILTVVCVLFSITSTCLGFMVSLIGLERNGEMIYFPTSSSIILVLCFFAFFIHISRYLITSFFSQKSR, encoded by the coding sequence ATGACTAGTCTCCTTTCCAGTTGGAATTTATTTTTACCTCAAATTTTAGTCGGTAGCCTTGTAGGAGCTTTATTATCTGTACTCGGTATCCTGATTGTTTTAAGGGGTATGACATTTTTTGGTGTGACCCTTTCACAAGCGGTTACGTTTTCAGTGGCTTTGTCTTTATTTATGGAATGGCCTGGTGAAATTTTTCCCATCCTATTCTCTTGTATTTTAGTTTTTCCTTTATTGTATGTGCGAAAACTTCCTGGCATGAAGGAAGAAGTGATCCTCGGTATCTTATTTGTTTTCTTTTCTGCAGCATCTCAGTTTATGTTAGCACTCGGCGGAAATGTTCAAAATCATTTGATGGCAGCATTTTTTGGAGATATTTTAACCTCTCAAGTCAGAGCAGATTCAATTGGCATCTATGTTGCCATTTTCTTTTTTATCTTGTATTTGAGTTTTTTTCGTAGGTTTTTGTTTATTAGTTTTGATCGGGACGAATACAAAATCCAAGTAGGCAATCCACTTCCGTTTGATCTTTTGTTTTATATCATCCTTGCGGCCTCTCTAACAGTTGCGGTAAATTTACTTGGAACCTTTTACAGCATTGCTCACCTTTTGCTCCCTGTGTTTGCACTACTTCCAATCATTCGTTCTTTAAAAATTTTAACTGTTGTTTGTGTTTTGTTTTCGATCACTTCGACTTGTTTAGGATTTATGGTATCTCTTATTGGGTTGGAGAGGAACGGTGAAATGATTTATTTTCCTACTTCCTCCAGTATCATCCTTGTTCTTTGTTTTTTTGCATTTTTTATTCATATCAGTCGGTATCTAATCACTTCCTTTTTTTCGCAAAAAAGCCGATAG
- a CDS encoding B12-binding domain-containing radical SAM protein: protein MAKIQFLQLPVPPPSYFAATGNVPLAAASLASCLESKEDPIQGIVPSVISPEDTDFLGDKDLIDRICKEGPDFLGLSLYLWNTERSLYIAKEVKKRNPEIQILIGGPEVNEDNPFVLGEDGYDIAVSGEAEHNFRSLMKALLNKETLENVENVAYRKRDGFLSPFGVPSPANFPLTDFPSPYTTGHLLVNPKRSTYLETVRGCKSQCTYCFYPKSSQNLRTLDIKETIQLISNLKEKGARELVFLDPTFNHRPGFDSFLDAIAEVNSDGQMTMFAELRSEGVTSKLATKLRKAGFNRIELGLQSVNEETLKRVKRYGSPHKVAEVAKMLAGEGIDLLLDLIIGLPGDTPDDVERGIHFFLEHGLGEWVQAFPLSVLPGTSMRKDATREGLVFMPTPPYRIIQTPTFSPEALRDSVYFAEDLLERRLDEFPRPFLCDVAPNKNDRFDWYPKGIKQSELDFLETIKRGTRHQSVWFHTDSLSKDRMEIMSVIEKKIEAEPFCTIDFVIPLLEVPKPYEILTLENLLHSKRNSYLAKTLEYRGENLQHRLVFVIPQGKESLRNWRDSFTGDESFLVYETIVPETISKLDPDDSFFYLVSGDAITTKDWELLKEMDPETITFTSRKWEERWSMEVLGYGEL, encoded by the coding sequence ATGGCAAAAATCCAGTTTTTGCAGTTACCTGTTCCTCCACCGAGTTATTTTGCGGCCACAGGAAATGTTCCACTAGCAGCTGCTAGTTTGGCAAGTTGCCTGGAATCCAAAGAAGATCCTATCCAAGGGATTGTCCCTTCTGTTATTTCACCTGAAGACACCGACTTTTTAGGGGATAAAGACTTAATTGATCGAATCTGCAAAGAAGGTCCTGATTTTTTGGGACTCTCTTTGTATTTATGGAACACCGAACGAAGCCTTTATATAGCCAAAGAAGTTAAAAAGAGAAATCCAGAGATTCAAATCCTAATCGGTGGACCGGAAGTCAACGAAGACAATCCCTTTGTACTTGGTGAGGATGGATATGATATTGCAGTTTCAGGAGAGGCAGAACATAATTTTCGAAGTTTAATGAAAGCTTTGTTAAACAAGGAAACATTGGAGAATGTTGAAAATGTTGCCTATCGAAAAAGAGATGGTTTTTTAAGTCCATTTGGAGTTCCATCACCAGCTAACTTTCCATTAACAGATTTTCCATCACCTTATACAACCGGTCATTTATTGGTGAATCCAAAACGTTCCACTTACTTAGAAACAGTGAGAGGTTGTAAGTCACAATGTACGTATTGTTTTTATCCAAAATCATCCCAAAACCTTCGTACACTTGATATCAAAGAAACAATCCAATTGATATCCAACCTAAAAGAGAAGGGAGCAAGGGAACTTGTATTTTTAGATCCAACATTCAATCATAGACCTGGTTTTGATTCTTTTTTAGATGCGATTGCAGAAGTGAATTCTGATGGCCAAATGACCATGTTTGCAGAGCTTAGATCCGAAGGAGTGACTTCGAAACTTGCCACCAAATTAAGAAAAGCTGGATTCAATCGAATCGAACTCGGATTACAATCTGTGAATGAGGAAACATTAAAACGTGTGAAACGTTACGGTAGTCCCCATAAAGTAGCAGAAGTTGCTAAAATGTTGGCAGGGGAAGGGATTGACCTCTTACTCGATTTGATCATTGGTCTTCCTGGTGACACTCCAGACGATGTCGAAAGAGGGATTCACTTTTTCTTGGAACATGGGTTAGGTGAATGGGTGCAAGCCTTTCCTCTTTCCGTTTTGCCTGGTACAAGTATGCGGAAAGATGCAACTAGAGAAGGCCTTGTTTTTATGCCAACACCTCCTTATCGAATCATCCAAACTCCCACATTTAGCCCTGAGGCACTACGTGATTCCGTTTATTTTGCAGAAGATTTATTAGAGCGAAGGTTAGATGAATTTCCGAGGCCATTTTTATGTGATGTGGCACCTAACAAAAATGATCGATTTGATTGGTATCCAAAAGGCATCAAACAATCGGAATTGGATTTTTTAGAAACGATAAAACGTGGGACTAGGCACCAAAGTGTTTGGTTCCATACCGATTCCCTTTCGAAAGATCGAATGGAAATTATGTCGGTCATCGAAAAAAAAATTGAAGCAGAACCATTTTGCACCATCGATTTTGTGATCCCACTGTTGGAAGTTCCAAAACCTTATGAAATCTTGACTTTAGAGAACTTACTCCATTCCAAACGAAATTCTTATTTGGCAAAAACCTTAGAATACCGAGGTGAAAATTTACAACACCGATTGGTTTTTGTGATCCCACAAGGAAAAGAATCACTCAGAAATTGGAGGGATTCATTCACTGGGGATGAATCCTTTTTGGTTTATGAAACCATTGTTCCAGAAACCATTTCCAAGTTAGATCCGGATGATTCGTTTTTTTATTTGGTCAGTGGTGATGCCATCACAACAAAAGATTGGGAATTATTAAAAGAAATGGATCCAGAGACAATCACATTCACAAGTAGAAAGTGGGAAGAAAGATGGTCTATGGAAGTCTTAGGATACGGCGAATTATAA
- a CDS encoding 16S rRNA (uracil(1498)-N(3))-methyltransferase, which yields MEPGLILFRIPFQKKDMIQLTKEEVNHLRALRLGNETTIIQIRDGEGGLYDYLLTPHSKELKFQKETIVPPKANRKKIAIALPKGNRLDFFLQKVTEIGLNEVVFLVFRHSIRKEFNLERSEKIVKEAAAQSKQTEILKLSIETAKDWMEAHKESLVVFHPFGQKPFELSSLANKIPVIGPEGGFHEEEENWMEYNQIPKLTLPGGVLRTETCGIVAASFLVYGT from the coding sequence TTGGAACCGGGGCTCATCCTATTTCGCATTCCATTCCAAAAAAAAGACATGATACAATTAACGAAGGAAGAAGTGAATCACCTTCGTGCGCTTCGTTTAGGAAATGAAACCACCATCATTCAAATAAGGGATGGAGAAGGTGGATTGTATGATTACCTTCTCACTCCACATTCGAAGGAACTAAAGTTCCAAAAAGAAACAATTGTTCCTCCAAAAGCCAATCGGAAAAAAATTGCCATTGCTTTGCCAAAAGGGAATCGTTTGGATTTTTTCTTACAGAAGGTGACTGAGATTGGACTGAATGAAGTGGTATTTTTAGTGTTTCGTCATTCCATCCGCAAAGAATTTAATTTGGAACGATCTGAAAAGATTGTGAAGGAAGCGGCAGCTCAATCCAAACAGACTGAAATCTTAAAACTTTCGATTGAAACGGCAAAGGATTGGATGGAAGCACATAAAGAAAGTTTGGTGGTCTTTCATCCTTTTGGACAAAAACCGTTCGAATTGTCCAGTTTGGCAAACAAAATTCCTGTCATCGGGCCGGAAGGTGGTTTCCATGAGGAAGAAGAGAATTGGATGGAATACAATCAGATTCCGAAACTGACTTTACCCGGTGGTGTGCTCAGGACGGAAACTTGCGGGATTGTAGCCGCAAGTTTTTTGGTCTATGGAACGTAA
- a CDS encoding LIC10775 family protein, with protein sequence MLLGFGNVNLHAQSNVIVDPLLQKPWIPDAEEEESRSYHRFLSEFKNKQSSVKKKDRFGRNYLVSPSGKIRFLIDDEYYKEFPLQAEADIAAKELEVLYEVRKEKDVVFLGKGIHLCYRLKQEKDSGFFPEWLIKSNEITNRAANEWSDQTIPLDLVSDPYGCYVDEVSLRDYLYLESESFRYRLKIPSTLRYEGLYGNRLGIYGENRDSIYRIVRFVEFLSNYLPEGQTEWEEAFLLQVSGKKKKTLPKIILSIGSSFDKVRPLRNAKNYFVFWDSLRSLNKNQMRKLQFKRSEKDNVYLSEWVEVDDIGNRIEMEMKEYYVYNAPRGYFLSLSYPKREKKKADEYWNTIRNSFVVKD encoded by the coding sequence ATGCTTTTAGGATTTGGGAATGTTAACTTACATGCGCAATCGAATGTAATCGTTGATCCTCTTCTCCAAAAACCATGGATCCCCGATGCAGAAGAGGAAGAGTCGAGAAGTTACCATCGTTTCTTAAGTGAATTTAAGAACAAACAATCATCTGTGAAAAAAAAAGATCGTTTTGGTCGGAATTACCTGGTGTCACCATCCGGCAAAATCAGGTTCCTCATTGATGATGAGTATTATAAAGAATTTCCACTCCAAGCAGAAGCAGACATAGCAGCAAAAGAATTAGAAGTTTTGTATGAAGTAAGAAAGGAAAAGGATGTAGTATTCCTGGGAAAGGGGATTCACCTTTGTTACCGATTAAAACAAGAAAAAGATTCTGGTTTTTTTCCTGAATGGTTGATAAAGTCCAATGAAATTACGAATCGAGCGGCCAATGAATGGTCTGACCAAACCATTCCATTGGATTTGGTGAGTGATCCTTATGGATGTTATGTGGATGAAGTTTCCTTACGAGATTATTTGTATCTGGAATCGGAATCGTTTCGTTATCGATTAAAAATACCATCAACTTTACGGTATGAAGGTTTATACGGAAATCGACTTGGTATTTATGGCGAAAATCGAGATAGTATTTATAGGATTGTTCGATTTGTAGAGTTTTTATCCAATTACCTTCCAGAAGGACAAACAGAATGGGAAGAGGCTTTTCTTTTACAAGTCTCAGGTAAAAAAAAGAAAACATTGCCAAAAATCATTTTGTCAATTGGTTCTAGTTTTGATAAAGTAAGACCTCTACGGAATGCCAAAAATTATTTTGTATTTTGGGACTCTCTTCGATCCTTAAACAAAAACCAAATGCGAAAATTGCAATTCAAACGTTCCGAAAAAGACAATGTTTATTTGAGCGAATGGGTTGAAGTGGATGATATTGGAAACCGAATCGAAATGGAAATGAAGGAATATTATGTATATAACGCTCCAAGAGGTTATTTTTTGTCTTTATCCTATCCAAAACGAGAAAAAAAGAAAGCAGATGAGTATTGGAATACAATTCGAAATAGTTTTGTCGTGAAAGATTAA
- a CDS encoding class I SAM-dependent methyltransferase, translating to METIPCNTCGKTSFTHLHTKNSPLGESFSIVSCDHCGLVQVNPQPSLIEVKKYYDDSYFTQRTERGYDNYYSSDLRKEISRVFQLNLQDLDFFQWEKNRIKEKESPTTKLSSLDIGCAAGYFVAYMKERGYDAKGIEIADGPVKYARQTLGLSIFQENFLDWDLGYQNQFDVITLWATIEHLHKPKETLEKIMKHLLPGGILILSTCRYGFLAKWNGIHWRYLNVPEHLYYYSFSGLKQILSSLGYKSPKAFTYGSGLTSRKNASVFFRFRKAFFDRFVKWFRMGDMMVFRVTKEKSNRK from the coding sequence GTGGAAACCATTCCTTGTAATACCTGTGGCAAAACTTCTTTTACCCATTTACATACGAAAAATAGCCCATTAGGGGAATCATTTTCGATTGTTAGTTGTGATCATTGTGGACTCGTCCAAGTGAACCCACAGCCAAGTTTGATAGAAGTCAAAAAATACTATGATGATTCTTATTTTACCCAGAGGACGGAACGTGGGTATGATAATTATTATTCCAGTGACCTCAGAAAAGAAATCTCTCGTGTTTTCCAATTGAATCTACAAGATTTAGATTTTTTTCAATGGGAGAAAAATCGAATCAAGGAAAAGGAATCTCCAACGACCAAACTTTCCTCACTGGATATAGGATGTGCTGCCGGCTACTTTGTCGCTTATATGAAAGAAAGAGGGTATGATGCCAAAGGAATTGAAATTGCAGATGGTCCAGTCAAATATGCTAGGCAAACTCTTGGACTTTCGATTTTCCAAGAAAATTTTTTAGACTGGGACCTTGGTTACCAAAATCAATTTGATGTCATCACTCTTTGGGCTACAATCGAACATCTACACAAACCCAAAGAAACGTTAGAAAAAATCATGAAACACTTGTTACCAGGTGGGATATTGATTTTGTCCACTTGTCGGTATGGATTCCTTGCAAAATGGAATGGAATCCATTGGAGGTATTTGAATGTACCAGAACATCTTTATTATTATTCTTTTTCTGGCTTAAAACAAATACTTAGTTCACTTGGTTACAAATCTCCCAAAGCCTTTACCTACGGAAGTGGGCTCACAAGCCGAAAAAATGCCAGTGTTTTCTTTCGATTCCGAAAGGCATTTTTTGATCGTTTTGTGAAATGGTTCCGCATGGGAGACATGATGGTCTTTCGTGTGACAAAAGAAAAATCAAACAGAAAGTGA
- a CDS encoding outer membrane lipoprotein-sorting protein: MRKLWILFFLISFVSLEAQAPDTSLSAQELLARLDREMDYGKGLVKGTYVLIRRNGTSETWRINRFFNGEDALLLFDRKGRGLESKLLTKDEGENVFFFNVLSAKLFRKTDDEKYESLMGTGFFYVDMSGYSYQANYNPLVNGDLEIGGEMYYRVSLKPILPYFYKKLVLLVGKKDLKPYRVDFHDRDGILFKTLNLKYGPVKIKDATGKVEDVQKASRLEMLDLNTGSITVWEIQEVDKTVNPDASLFNVDNLSR; the protein is encoded by the coding sequence ATGCGAAAACTTTGGATTTTATTTTTTTTGATTTCTTTTGTATCTCTTGAGGCCCAAGCACCTGACACCAGTTTATCGGCCCAAGAATTACTTGCGAGGCTTGACCGGGAAATGGATTACGGGAAGGGCCTTGTGAAAGGTACCTATGTCCTCATTCGTAGGAACGGAACATCGGAGACATGGAGAATCAATCGATTTTTTAATGGTGAAGATGCTTTGCTTCTTTTTGACAGAAAAGGGCGAGGCCTCGAATCCAAACTGTTAACAAAAGATGAAGGGGAAAATGTATTTTTCTTCAATGTTCTCAGTGCTAAACTGTTTCGAAAAACAGACGACGAAAAATATGAATCCCTAATGGGAACTGGATTTTTTTATGTAGATATGTCTGGTTATTCGTATCAGGCAAATTATAACCCACTCGTAAATGGTGATTTGGAAATCGGTGGAGAGATGTATTACAGAGTTTCTCTCAAACCAATTCTACCATATTTCTACAAAAAACTGGTGTTACTCGTTGGCAAAAAGGATTTAAAACCTTACCGAGTTGACTTTCATGACCGTGACGGTATTTTATTTAAAACATTAAACTTAAAATATGGACCTGTGAAAATTAAAGACGCAACGGGAAAAGTGGAAGATGTACAAAAAGCTTCTCGTCTGGAAATGTTAGATTTGAACACAGGTAGCATCACCGTTTGGGAAATCCAAGAAGTTGACAAAACTGTAAATCCAGATGCATCTCTCTTTAATGTAGACAACCTAAGCAGATAA
- a CDS encoding EAL domain-containing protein codes for MQIESESHKLVREWKEWLASGELTPVFQPILSSESTGIYGYELLGRLSTDQGLFSLGDFFLTHTLGYDELFFLKKQVDEEIRFSALQKFAKEAPPETKLFLNISPNILYHALLNLETTLPQTIRMVREVELDPSRIVIEITEERFPHNLELLKPVLNLYRKEGFSIAVDDAGSEASNLDRIGLFHPEIIKVDLQMLRRSTFSRNFKEILLNLSKLGESLGSSLLFEGIESEDELYNALNYGARYIQGYYFAKPEMNFSGRFEYRSEMQSSLEYFHARKQKEMNQQIEWETIWKNKLSEIVMGFGEENGIWEWKEDFSTSVFGDGDFFRMYITNHMGFQVSPNYARSETGEMKPDYSILGKNWSFRPYFFEHLHKSKTSRDAWTLSQMYHDISERMMLRTFARNLSENLILFIDVIVSRS; via the coding sequence ATGCAAATAGAAAGTGAAAGTCATAAACTGGTTCGCGAATGGAAAGAGTGGCTTGCCAGCGGAGAACTCACACCCGTTTTCCAACCTATCTTATCCTCAGAATCGACTGGAATTTATGGTTACGAGCTCCTCGGCCGATTGTCCACTGACCAAGGTTTATTTAGCTTAGGTGATTTTTTTCTCACTCATACCTTGGGTTATGATGAATTGTTTTTTTTGAAAAAACAAGTGGATGAAGAAATTCGATTTTCCGCCTTACAGAAATTTGCAAAAGAAGCACCTCCCGAAACCAAACTTTTTTTAAACATATCACCGAACATTTTGTACCATGCTCTCCTCAATTTGGAAACAACCCTACCACAAACGATTCGAATGGTGAGAGAAGTGGAACTTGATCCATCTAGGATTGTGATTGAAATTACCGAAGAACGTTTTCCACATAATTTGGAACTCTTAAAACCTGTTCTCAATTTATACAGAAAGGAAGGATTTTCCATCGCCGTAGATGATGCTGGTTCGGAAGCAAGTAATTTAGATAGAATAGGTTTATTTCACCCTGAGATCATCAAAGTGGATTTACAGATGTTACGTAGATCTACTTTTTCTAGAAATTTTAAAGAGATATTACTCAACTTATCAAAATTAGGTGAGTCCCTTGGTAGTAGTTTGTTATTCGAAGGTATAGAATCAGAAGATGAATTGTACAACGCTTTGAATTACGGAGCCAGGTACATCCAAGGGTATTACTTTGCAAAACCAGAGATGAATTTTTCTGGCCGTTTTGAATACAGATCGGAAATGCAATCTTCCTTGGAATACTTCCATGCACGAAAACAAAAAGAGATGAACCAGCAAATTGAATGGGAAACCATTTGGAAAAATAAACTTTCTGAAATTGTAATGGGGTTTGGGGAAGAAAATGGGATTTGGGAATGGAAAGAAGATTTTTCCACATCTGTTTTTGGAGATGGGGACTTTTTTCGGATGTACATTACTAACCACATGGGGTTCCAAGTATCACCCAATTATGCGAGGTCAGAAACAGGTGAGATGAAACCTGATTATTCCATCTTGGGAAAAAACTGGTCGTTTCGACCTTATTTTTTTGAGCACTTACATAAATCCAAAACTAGTAGAGATGCGTGGACTCTCTCTCAAATGTACCATGATATTTCGGAAAGGATGATGTTACGGACATTTGCTAGAAACTTGTCCGAAAATTTGATATTATTTATCGATGTAATCGTGTCTCGAAGCTGA
- the tmk gene encoding dTMP kinase produces the protein MPVKSQFFVFEGIDGSGKTTVSKRVSEILNEKLFPNVWHREPTDSVFGKKIREFLQGKIKLTQEEQLKLFLQDRELSVQDIILPTLKNGKSIVQDRYYFSTAAYQGRDEEHAADILYMNEDKGFPEPNHVYFLDLSPEEALERRNTRGGKQEVFDESSEQTRIYQNYLAILPESTIFVDATADLEEVVHFCVEDILKSLSV, from the coding sequence ATGCCAGTAAAGTCGCAGTTTTTTGTCTTCGAAGGGATCGATGGTTCAGGGAAAACAACAGTTTCAAAGAGGGTTTCTGAAATTCTAAATGAAAAATTGTTCCCAAATGTATGGCACAGAGAACCTACTGATAGTGTTTTCGGTAAAAAAATCCGAGAATTCCTCCAAGGGAAAATCAAACTCACCCAAGAAGAACAATTAAAACTATTTTTACAAGACAGGGAACTATCTGTACAGGATATCATCTTACCAACGTTAAAGAATGGTAAATCTATTGTGCAAGACAGATATTATTTTTCAACTGCAGCTTACCAAGGTAGAGATGAAGAACATGCTGCGGACATTTTGTACATGAATGAAGACAAAGGTTTCCCAGAACCAAACCATGTTTATTTTTTAGACTTATCTCCAGAAGAGGCCTTAGAGAGAAGGAATACTCGTGGAGGAAAACAAGAAGTGTTTGATGAAAGTTCAGAACAAACCCGAATTTACCAAAACTATCTGGCTATTTTACCTGAATCGACAATTTTTGTAGATGCAACTGCCGATTTAGAGGAAGTTGTTCACTTTTGTGTTGAGGATATTTTAAAATCACTTTCTGTTTGA
- a CDS encoding DUF1577 domain-containing protein, whose translation METVERNKRSLDVFSDTEKKLHVLTKFLLNQELNLKDDIHSGEICYLKKVSQDGNKVLVSVRPTITLSVGQKITLYKILGRYLHLECTVEQDKGDSQYILHLNKIAIAKKDRESSRIPVPPGAAWITNVVSSKAKIETDMFHVPTAVKVNFQDYETKLKNTVDFIKISTFNSREDGEIIRLIKKTKKGFLLEDVNNRECYETSPNEDFIVFADEIEEDINKEINNRRNLKIKSELILPILYLNDEEESIPIGYIHMQSKTENFDLLKAMEMKTLCFEMVDRIRHSNMIKSDGKFPVIDISEGGLKVIVDHPDLIQSLPKLTGFQFDIFFRMQSPLTAFGQIKTITKNEEGHLTVGLAIAGHSSRAGEKKRFLENVEFFRKQLQKN comes from the coding sequence ATGGAAACAGTAGAAAGAAACAAACGTTCCTTGGATGTTTTTTCCGACACGGAAAAAAAACTGCATGTTTTGACCAAATTTCTATTAAATCAGGAATTAAACCTGAAAGACGATATCCATTCGGGAGAAATTTGTTACCTCAAAAAAGTGTCTCAAGACGGGAACAAAGTTCTCGTCAGTGTTAGACCAACAATCACCCTTTCTGTGGGCCAAAAAATCACTCTCTACAAAATCCTTGGCCGTTACCTCCATTTAGAATGCACTGTGGAACAAGATAAAGGTGACTCGCAATACATCTTACACTTGAATAAAATTGCCATTGCCAAAAAAGACAGAGAAAGTTCTAGGATCCCGGTCCCTCCTGGGGCTGCTTGGATTACAAATGTGGTTTCCAGTAAGGCAAAAATTGAAACTGATATGTTTCATGTTCCTACTGCAGTGAAAGTAAACTTCCAAGACTATGAAACCAAACTGAAAAATACAGTGGATTTCATCAAAATTTCGACATTCAATTCCCGTGAAGATGGTGAAATCATTCGTCTGATCAAAAAAACAAAAAAAGGATTCCTTCTTGAAGATGTCAACAATCGGGAATGTTATGAAACTTCACCTAATGAAGATTTTATCGTTTTTGCTGACGAAATTGAAGAAGATATCAATAAAGAAATCAACAATCGTCGTAATTTAAAAATCAAATCGGAACTCATCCTACCTATTTTGTATTTAAATGATGAGGAAGAATCCATTCCGATTGGATACATTCACATGCAAAGTAAAACTGAAAACTTTGATCTCTTAAAAGCAATGGAGATGAAAACTTTATGTTTTGAAATGGTGGATCGAATTCGACATTCCAATATGATCAAATCGGATGGTAAGTTCCCAGTGATTGATATTTCAGAAGGTGGATTAAAGGTGATTGTTGACCATCCTGATCTCATCCAAAGCCTTCCCAAACTCACTGGATTTCAGTTTGATATTTTTTTTAGAATGCAATCACCTCTCACAGCTTTTGGTCAGATCAAAACGATCACTAAAAATGAAGAAGGCCACCTAACTGTTGGTCTTGCGATCGCAGGGCATTCCTCAAGAGCTGGTGAGAAAAAACGATTCTTAGAAAACGTAGAATTTTTCCGAAAACAACTCCAAAAAAATTAA
- the guaB gene encoding IMP dehydrogenase: MSNHPLPGSELLDGVSGQELFSVNMGLTYRDFLVLPGYIDFNPSDVDLETKLSKNITLKRPLMSSPMDTVTESEMAIAQALMGGIGIIHYNNTIEEQVELVRKVKRFENGFIKDPILLSPEHTLADLDAVKEKYGFSGIPITEDGTARTKLVGIVTNRDVDFERDRDIKLGKVMTTELITANVGISLREANDILRTSKKGKLPIVDKQGKLVALICRSDLKKNKEFPQSSKDDQKRLRVGAALSTLPESRDRMAALAEVGVDAIIIDSAQGNSSYQMEMIQWIKSNFPNTDVIGGNVVTKAQAANLIAAGADGLRIGMGPGSICITQDTMAVGRAQATAVFKTAEYAQAHGVPVIADGGISNIGDIANALAIGASMCMMGSMFAGTKEAPGEYFYENGIRLKKYRGMASLEAMNKGGDKRYFSESQKIKVAQGVSGYVVDKGSVLNLIPYLVQGLRQSFQDMGYRNIPDLHKALRAGQLRFERRTESAQAQGSVHGLYSYTKPSMRAE; this comes from the coding sequence ATGTCAAATCACCCCCTACCAGGATCTGAGCTTCTCGATGGAGTCAGTGGACAAGAGCTCTTCTCGGTCAACATGGGACTCACGTATCGAGATTTTTTAGTACTACCTGGATATATAGACTTCAATCCAAGCGATGTGGATCTCGAAACAAAACTTTCTAAAAATATAACACTCAAAAGACCTCTTATGAGTTCTCCTATGGACACTGTCACAGAGTCTGAAATGGCTATTGCACAGGCACTCATGGGTGGAATTGGAATCATTCATTATAATAATACAATCGAAGAACAAGTGGAGTTAGTGCGAAAGGTAAAACGTTTTGAAAATGGTTTTATCAAAGATCCAATTTTACTCTCTCCTGAACATACACTTGCCGATTTAGATGCCGTAAAAGAAAAGTATGGATTCAGTGGGATCCCAATTACGGAAGATGGGACCGCAAGAACTAAGTTAGTTGGTATTGTTACCAACCGTGATGTTGATTTTGAAAGAGATCGTGACATCAAATTAGGGAAGGTAATGACAACTGAGCTCATCACAGCAAATGTGGGAATCAGTTTACGGGAAGCAAATGACATCCTTCGTACAAGTAAAAAAGGAAAACTACCAATTGTAGACAAACAAGGGAAACTTGTTGCTCTCATTTGTCGTAGTGACTTGAAAAAAAATAAAGAATTCCCTCAATCTTCAAAAGACGACCAAAAAAGATTAAGAGTGGGTGCTGCACTTTCCACCTTACCAGAGTCACGTGACAGAATGGCTGCCTTAGCAGAAGTTGGAGTGGACGCAATCATCATTGATTCTGCTCAAGGAAACTCAAGTTACCAAATGGAAATGATCCAATGGATTAAATCCAATTTCCCAAATACAGATGTGATTGGTGGAAACGTTGTCACAAAAGCACAAGCGGCAAACCTCATTGCGGCTGGAGCGGATGGACTTCGTATTGGTATGGGACCTGGTTCCATTTGTATCACCCAAGACACAATGGCAGTCGGACGAGCACAAGCAACTGCAGTATTCAAAACAGCAGAGTATGCACAAGCTCATGGAGTTCCAGTGATCGCAGATGGTGGTATTTCTAACATCGGTGATATCGCCAATGCTCTCGCGATTGGTGCCTCTATGTGTATGATGGGTTCAATGTTTGCAGGAACAAAAGAAGCACCAGGTGAGTATTTTTATGAAAATGGCATTCGTCTAAAGAAATACAGAGGAATGGCAAGTTTAGAAGCAATGAATAAAGGTGGAGACAAACGGTATTTCTCTGAATCCCAAAAAATCAAAGTAGCACAAGGTGTATCTGGTTATGTTGTGGATAAAGGTTCTGTTTTAAATCTAATCCCTTACCTCGTACAAGGTCTCAGACAAAGTTTCCAAGATATGGGTTACCGAAATATTCCTGACCTTCATAAAGCATTACGTGCAGGACAACTTCGTTTTGAACGTAGGACAGAATCAGCCCAAGCACAAGGTAGTGTGCATGGTTTGTATTCTTATACAAAACCTTCAATGAGAGCTGAATAA